From Oryza sativa Japonica Group chromosome 4, ASM3414082v1, one genomic window encodes:
- the LOC4336765 gene encoding protein DMR6-LIKE OXYGENASE 1, producing the protein MAPAIAKPLLSDLVAQSGQVPSSHIRPVGDRPDLDNVDHESGAGIPVIDLKQLDGPDRRKVVEAIGSACETDGFFMVKNHGIPEEVVEGMLRVAREFFHMPESERLKCYSDDPKKAIRLSTSFNVRTEKVSNWRDFLRLHCYPLESFIDQWPSNPPSFRQVVGTYSREARALALRLLEAISESLGLERGHMVSAMGRQAQHMAVNYYPPCPQPELTYGLPGHKDPNAITLLLQDGVSGLQVQRNGRWVAVNPVPDALVINIGDQIQALSNDRYKSVLHRVIVNSESERISVPTFYCPSPDAVIAPAGALVDGALHPLAYRPFKYQAYYDEFWNMGLQSASCLDRFRPNDQAV; encoded by the exons ATGGCTCCAGCCATTGCCAAGCCTCTCCTGAGCGATCTGGTGGCACAATCCGGGCAAGTCCCCTCGAGCCACATTCGTCCGGTTGGCGACCGCCCGGACCTCGACAACGTCGACCACGAGTCCGGCGCCGGCATTCCGGTCATCGACCTGAAACAGctcgacggcccggatcgccGCAAGGTTGTCGAGGCCATCGGTTCGGCGTGCGAAACCGACGGTTTTTTCATG GTGAAGAATCACGGGATcccggaggaggtggtggaagGGATGCTGCGCGTGGCGAGGGAGTTCTTCCACATGCCGGAGTCGGAGCGGCTCAAGTGCTATTCCGACGACCCCAAGAAGGCGATCCGGCTGTCGACGAGCTTCAACGTGCGCACCGAGAAGGTGAGCAACTGGCGCGACTTCCTGCGCTTGCATTGCTACCCTCTCGAGAGCTTCATCGACCAGTGGCCCTCCAACCCACCCTCCTTCAG GCAAGTGGTCGGCACCTACTCGAGGGAGGCGAGGGCGCTGGCGCTGCGGTTGCTGGAGGCGATATCTGAGAGCCTCGGGCTGGAGAGGGGCCACATGGTGTCGGCCATGGGGCGGCAGGCGCAGCACATGGCGGTGAACTACTATCCGCCATGCCCACAGCCGGAGCTCACCTACGGCCTGCCGGGGCACAAGGACCCCAATGCCATCACGCTGCTGCTCCAGGACGGCGTCTCCGGCCTGCAGGTCCAGCGCAACGGCCGCTGGGTGGCCGTCAACCCCGTGCCCGACGCCCTGGTCATCAACATCGGAGATCAAATCCAG GCGCTGAGCAACGACCGGTATAAGAGCGTGCTCCACCGGGTGATCGTGAACAGCGAGAGCGAGAGGATCTCCGTGCCGACGTTCTACTGCCCGTCCCCGGACGCGGTGAtcgcgccggccggcgcgcTGGTGGACGGCGCCCTGCACCCGCTGGCGTACCGGCCCTTCAAGTACCAGGCCTACTACGACGAATTCTGGAACATGGGCCTCCAGTCCGCCAGCTGCTTAGACCGGTTCCGGCCTAACGATCAGGCCGTCTGA
- the LOC4336766 gene encoding mitochondrial import inner membrane translocase subunit Tim13-like, with amino-acid sequence MDSFSSPSSAGSTASTEHLMEQIKAQLAQAYAQEFLETVGNKCFAKCVTKPGTSLSGSESSCISRCVDRYIEATGIVSRALFSSQR; translated from the exons ATGGACTcgttctcgtcgccgtcgtcggcggggtCGACTGCGTCCACGGAGCATCTCATGGAACAGATCAAGGCCCAGCTCGCGCAGGCCTACGCGCAGGAGTTCCTCGAG ACTGTTGGAAACAAATGCTTTGCAAAGTGTGTCACTAAACCAGGAACAAGCTTGAGTGGAAGTGAGAGTAGCTGCATATCACGGTGTGTTGATCGGTACATTGAGGCAACTGGTATTGTCAGCCGTGCTTTGTTCAGTTCACAGCGCTAG